A genomic region of Colletotrichum destructivum chromosome 1, complete sequence contains the following coding sequences:
- a CDS encoding Putative major facilitator, sugar transporter, major facilitator superfamily, giving the protein MGFFSTHASGTQDPPEVRNWRIHLIALVASMSALAMGYDTAVIGGTMALDSFRRDFALDQVASTTRDTIQGNIVSTFQAGCFFGALLTFPIAEKFGRRRTVMMAGVVFLIGGTLMTAANGHLNLIYAGRAIAGLGIGASSLTVPVYIAETAPPSIRGRLVGIFEIASQGGGMLGFWINYATDRTIDVKSEAQWIVPLGLQLAPGLGLALGMIWCPESPRWLARGDHFDEAERILVQIRGLPADHEYIRREMNDIRTQVEERTSNQMTRKQMFQKLFQKGIRNRMGLGMALMFLQSFTGVNIITYYAPRIFESLGISGTSTKLFSTGFYGIAKTFGMFLFTFWVAERVGRRKGLLWGSALGCIPMWYIGGYVMKADPAGAAAAGIVNRDGWGYLAMACVYINGVIICATWQGITWLYASEVQTLEIRMLAVSITTATTWLGSFIIARSTPYMISDLGYGAYFFFSSILMLMGIWAFFYVPETKGLTLEDMDTLFMNPTHKTVWAQMRGRPIVAPGRARSPSITDEKFEANIEAAQVERSRS; this is encoded by the exons ATGGGCTTCTTCAGCACCCACGCGTCCGGGACGCAAGATCCCCCAGAGGTGCGGAACTGGCGCATCCACCTGATCGCGCTCGTCGCCAGCATGTCAGCCTTGGCTA TGGGTTATGATACCGCAGTCATCGGGGGCACAATGGCACTGGACTCCTTCCGGCGGGATTTCGCCCTCGACCAGGTCGCCTCTACGACTCGCGACACGATTCAAGGCAACATTGTCTCGACATTCCAG GCCGGTTGTTTTTTCGGCGCTCTCCTCACTTTCCCCATCGCAGAGAAGTTCGGCCGCAGGAGAACAGTCATGATGGCCGGAGTGGTCTTTCTCATCGGCGGCACCCTCATGACCGCAGCAAACGGACACCTGAACCTGATTTACGCCGGCCGCGCCATTGCCGGCCTGGGAATCGGCGCATCCTCCCTGACGGTCCCCGTGTACATCGCCGAGACGGCTCCGCCCTCGATCCGCGGCCGTCTGGTCGGCATCTTCGAGATCGCAtcccagggcggcggcatgctGGGCTTCTGGATTAACTACGCCACGGACCGGACCATCGACGTCAAGTCCGAGGCCCAGTGGATCGTGCCCCTGGGCCTGCAGCTCGCGCCTGGCCTGGGCCTTGCCCTGGGAATGATCTGGTGCCCCGAGTCTCCGCGTTGGCTCGCGCGCGGCGACCAtttcgacgaggccgagaggatCCTGGTTCAGATTCGTGGTCTCCCCGCCGACCATGAGTACATCCGCCGCGAGATGAACGACATCCGAACCCAGGTCGAGGAGCGCACCTCGAACCAGATGACTCGGAAGCAAATGTTCCAGAAGCTCTTCCAGAAGGGCATCCGCAACCGCATGGGTCTCGGAATGGCACTCATGTTCCTCCAAAGTTTCACTG gcgtcaacatcatcacATACTATGCCCCTAGAATCTTTGAGAGTCTTGGCATTTCTGGCACGTCCACAAAGCTCTTCTCCACCGGATTCTACGGCATCGCCAAGACCTTCGGCATGTTCCTCTTCACCTTCTGGGTTGCCGAGAGAGTCGGCCGAAGGAAGGGTCTTCTCTGGGGTTCCGCGCTCGGCTGCATTCCAATGTGGTACATCGGGGGCTACGTAATGAAG GCTGACCCGgctggagctgctgctgctggaatCGTTAACCGAGATGGCTGGGGATACCTTGCCATGGCCTGCGTGTACATCAACGGA GTCATCATTTGCGCCACGTGGCAGGGAATCACGTGGCTCTACGCGTCCGAAGTACAAACTCTGGAGATCAGAATGCTGGCAGTATCCATCACGACCGCCACCACCTGGCTGGGTAgcttcatcatcgcccggTCTACTCCGTACATGATCTCGGACCTTGGCTACGGGGCatacttcttcttcagcagtATCCTCATGCTCATGGGCATCTGGGCCTTCTTCTACGTCCCCGAGACCAAGG GCTTGACCCTCGAGGACATGGACACCCTCTTTATGAACCCTACGCACAAGACCGTGTGGGCTCAGATGAGAGGCAGGCCCATCGTGGCACCCGGCCGCGCCAGGTCGCCTTCCATCACGGACGAGAAGTTTGAGGCCAATatcgaggccgcccaggTCGAGAGGTCCAGGTCATGA
- a CDS encoding Putative zn(2)Cys(6) fungal-type DNA-binding domain, fungal transcription factor, with protein MQEISGTSALPSYSRPPRRSVRSREGCLTCKRRKVKCDESRPRCSHCERLNLECKWRPQSSIAAAHSMLAAAGPPGSGHSPAVPSHATDASVSPAASVFQPMQAVDEIFDYASFMWDAGDAWQQVNPEPGPQMSLDGQVLRTHYGGQPLGGRQAPLMSSPPNLSFPNRTAMDNLPDPSPIPDAGSQSGQVMALNVPTEDDRLMDYFSRVVVPPILAEVETQKKWLAIRQVVVEMAGACQMVKWAVLAFSNLMLSRRESTWLASPEDHYQKAVSEVAACGDESSRVTEGHSSRREHLLATLFFLSYVDILRGQIKAADSFLKRAYGLFQQGEKSSFAAIEKQFLQWMRLLDARAVSAGGQGLLLSKDDELLLVEASPASFDGGVADSAREDLADGDIEDVLFQVLYQPGIVFFQKVQSFMGRISKIDPWHRSRGTVEDETEVMNIGAAIAADLRTLYEQRPPLMDYAVAGKLTEPHVSPHLAFVITRAFRTYLANYHASKVHLHRVAYKSFPLTKEADDALGQIRRLARLLVDSLDADNSLPVNMLWPLLMLGSEEQDPQERIWIKTQILRMERVAGNAKITAQVLEEVQARQDAEKVRVDIRSVMHAIFNSCFAIV; from the exons ATGCAGGAGATTAGTGGGACGTCGGCTTTGCCAAGTTACTCCCGGCCACCGAGGCGATCGGTGAGGTCCAGGGAAGGATGTCTGACCTGCAA ACGTCGCAAGGTCAAATGTGACGAGTCCAGGCCCCGATGCAGTCATTGCGAGCGTCTAAACCTGGAATGCAAGTGGCGGCCGCAGAGCAGTATCGCCGCCGCTCACTCGATGCTGGCAGCCGCAGGCCCTCCGGGGTCCGGCCACAGTCCGGCCGTGCCGTCCCATGCTACCGATGCCTCCGTGTCGCCGGCTGCGTCTGTCTTCCAGCCTATGCAGGCCGTCGATGAGATATTCGACTATGCCAGCTTCATGTGGGACGCTGGCGATGCCTGGCAGCAAGTGAACCCGGAACCAGGCCCGCAGATGAGCCTCGATGGACAGGTTTTG CGAACTCACTATGGGGGCCAGCCTCTAGGAGGTCGGCAGGCACCACTCATGAGCAGTCCGCCGAACCTCAGCTTCCCGAATCGAACTGCCATGGACAACCTGCCGGACCCATCACCGATTCCCGATGCCGGCAGTCAGTCAGGGCAGGTCATGGCTCTGAATGTACCGACAGAAGATGACCGACTGATGGACTACTTCAGCCGTGTAGTCGTACCACCTAtactcgccgaggtcgagacaCAGAAGAAGTGGCTAGCGATCCGCCAGGTCGTCGTGGAGATGGCCGGCGCGTGTCAGATGGTCAAGTGGGCAGTCCTCGCCTTCTCAAACCTCATGTTGTCTCGCCGCGAGAGTACCTGGCTCGCCAGCCCCGAGGATCATTACCAGAAGGCCGTGTCGGAGGTGGCAGCTTGCGGCGATGAATCATCACGCGTGACTGAAGGCCACAGCTCCCGCCGAGAACATCTGCTAGCGACCCTCTTCTTTCTGAGCTACGTCGATATCCTGAGAGGACAGATCAAGGCGGCGGACTCCTTTCTGAAACGGGCATATGGGCTGTTCCAGCAAGGGGAGAAGAGcagcttcgccgccatcgagaagCAGTTCCTGCAGTGGATGCGTCTCCTCGACGCTcgcgccgtctccgccggcGGGCAAGGGCTGCTCTTGTCCAAGGATGACGAGCTGCTCCTGGTCGAAGCATCGCCGGCAAGCTTCGACGGAGGCGTCGCCGACTCGGCGAGAGAGGACCTCGCTGACGGCGACATCGAAGACGTCTTGTTCCAGGTTTTGTATCAACCCGGAATCGTCTTTTTTCAAAAGGTGCAGAGCTTCATGGGACGGATATCAAAGATCGACCCTTGGCACCGATCCCGCGGCACGGTCGAGGACGAAACGGAGGTCATGAACATCGgggccgccatcgccgccgatcTACGGACCCTCTACGAACAGCGGCCGCCGCTGATGGACTACGCCGTGGCCGGGAAGCTGACGGAGCCTCACGTCTCCCCCCATCTCGCCTTTGTCATAACCCGCGCTTTCCGCACCTACCTCGCCAACTACCACGCGAGCAAAGTCCACCTGCACAGGGTGGCGTACAAGTCGTTCCCGCTGACGAAGGAGGCGGACGACGCCCTGGGTCAGATCCGACGCCTGGCCAGGCTGCTCGTCGACTCTCTGGACGCAGACAACTCGCTGCCGGTCAACATGCTTTGGCCTCTTCTGATGCTGGGCTCCGAGGAGCAGGACCCCCAAGAGAGGATCTGGATCAAGACGCAGATCCTGCGGATGGAACGGGTTGCCGGCAACGCCAAGATCACGGCCCAGGTGCTGGAAGAGGTTCAGGCTAGGCAGGATGCCGAGAAGGTCCGGGTTGACATCCGATCTGTCATGCATGCCATCTTCAACTCGTGCTTCGCAATAGTCTGA
- a CDS encoding Putative aldolase-type TIM barrel, with product MAPTKSFPAGIHVPSLTWFGDDASQEIDWDVQTKHIEFLVNSGLHGVVLAGTNGEAVTLTNDEKTKLVKTTREIAVKAGRPDLAITVGCGGQSTRAVIEETRLAKDAGADYALVLVPSYFHFAMNEDAIVGFFEELADASPVPVIIYNFPGVAAGLDVNSDMLSRLGRHPNIVGVKLTCGGIAKVARVRAEFDPSEFFALAGQSDWLVPALSVGSNGTITGVANLYPRYCVEIFDLYNAGRLQEASAAQLKLAQMEWAFGKGGINGTKWVVAKSHGYPLTSCHCRRPYPQYTDEKKQAWISDLVAPLAEEEAKLSQRA from the exons ATGGCTCCCACCAAGTCCTTCCCCGCCGGCATCCACGTCCCCAGTCTGACCTGGTtcggcgacgatgccagCCAGGAGATCGACTGGGACGTCCAGACCAAGCACATTGAGTTCCTCGTCAACTCAGGTCTCCACGGCG TGGTATTGGCCGGAACcaacggcgaggccgtcaccCTGAccaacgacgagaagacgaAGCTCGTCAAGACCACGAGAGAGATCGCCGTCAAGGCTGGACGGCCCGACCTAGCCATCACCGTGGGCTGCGGTGGCCAGTCAACccgcgccgtcatcgaggaAACCAGGCTCGCCaaggatgccggcgccgactacgccctcgttctcgtcccCAGCTACTTCCACTTCGCCATGAacgaggacgccatcgtcggcttcttcgaggagctcgccgacgccagccCCGTCCCCGTCATCATCTACAACTTccccggcgtcgccgccggcctcgacgtcaacTCGGACATGCTCtcccgcctcggccggcaccccaacatcgtcggcgtcaagctgacctgcggcggcatcgccaagGTGGCCCGCGTCCGCGCCGAGTTCGACCCGTCCGAgttcttcgccctcgccggccagaGCGACTGGCTCGTGCCCGCCCTGTCCGTCGGCAGCAACGGCACCATCACGGGCGTCGCCAACCTGTACCCCCGCTACTGCGTCGAGATCTTCGACCTGTACAACGCCGGCAGGCTGCaggaggcctcggccgcccagCTCAAGCTGGCGCAGATGGAGTGGGCGTTCGGCAAGGGGGGCATCAACGGCACCAAGTGGGTTGTCGCCAAGTCGCACGGCTACCCCCTCACCAGCTGCCACTGCAGGCGTCCCTACCCCCAGTAcaccgacgagaagaagcaggctTGGATCTCGGATCTGGTGGCGCCTttggccgaggaagaggctaAGCTGAGCCAACGTGCTTAG
- a CDS encoding Putative major facilitator, sugar transporter, major facilitator superfamily yields the protein MCVLNNPQPSIDNQRRRPLRSSASSDNHSIAVMGGFKAVEDRPTPKEVYNWKLYTEAAIIATGSFLFGYDSAFIGTTIARNSFKRDFGINAENSNNISSNITSAFQAGALGGAVLCFFITERLGRKRTLQANVVIFLVGAILMTVATDQLSFIYAGRALTGVGCGGITATVPSYIGELSIPSIRGILTGLFEVAYQVGSVIGFWINYGITQTIDPNLPVSWRIPMAFQLAPAGILFAGCFFIHESPLWLLRKNMTERAHKVLEGLRGLPIDHKYMQEELDMFQKKIDEERAVSAQYGNGQWAYLRGVANMLCRKGMWNRLVLVFCAFALNNLSGAAAINYYSPTLFKSIGITDVSLYTGIYGLIKAIASIIYFIFLIDLLGRRWPAILSSFICSLCLFVVGAYVKIGHPADIIAAGKELSASTAAGGRAATGMIMIYSICWSFGLNGIPWIVSAEIFPGALRNFTGTYAALVVWATQFAITKAMPYIFSSFGYGTWFFFAAWMIIATLWAFFFLPETKGLTMDQMDVIFGYAQDARPEPSTKFVETAFDDNKAKSSEHTEDV from the exons ATGTGCGTGCTCAACAACCCTCAACCCTCTATCGACAACcagcgtcgacgaccgcTCCGCAGCTCAGCAAGTTCAGACAACCACAGCATCGCAGTCATGGGTGGcttcaaggccgtcgaggatcggccgacgccgaaggAGGTGTACAACTGGAAGCTCTACACCGAAGCCGCCATCATCGCAACCGGCTCGTTCCT CTTCGGATACGACTCGGCGTTCATCGGGACGACCATCGCCCGCAACAGCTTCAAGAGGGACTTTGGCATCAACGCCGAGAACTCGAACAACATCTCGAGCAACATCACATCGGCCTTCCAGGCGGGCGCCCTGGGCGGCGCGGTGCTTTGCTTCTTCA TCACCGAACGCCTGGGCAGGAAAAGGACCCTGCAGGCCAACGTTGTCATCtttctcgtcggcgccatcctgATGACTGTCGCAACCGATCAACTCTCCTTCATCT ATGCTGGACGCGCCCTTACCGGAGTCGGAtgcggcggcatcacggCCACGGTCCCCTCGTACATCGGCGAGCTCTCCATACCCTCGATCCGCGGCATCCTGACCGGCCTCTTCGAGGTCGCCTACCAGGTCGGCTCCGTCATCGGCTTCTGGATCAACTACGGCATCACCCAGACCATCGACCCGAACCTGCCCGTCAGCTGGCGGATCCCGATGGCCTTCCAGCTCGCGCCCGCCGGcatcctcttcgccggcTGCTTCTTCATCCACGAGAGCCCCCTGTGGCTGCTGCGCAAGAACATGACCGAGAGGGCGCATAAGGTCCTCGAAGGTCTCCGGGGCCTGCCCATCGACCATAAAT ACATGCAAGAGGAGCTCGACATGTTCCAGAAGAAGATTGACGAGGAGCGGGCCGTCTCCGCGCAGTACGGAAACGGGCAGTGGGCGTACCTGCGCGGCGTCGCCAACATGCTGTGCCGCAAGGGCATGTGGAACCGCCTGGTCCTCGTATTCTGCGCCTTTGCCCTCAACAACCTCTCCGGCGCTGCCG CCATCAACTACTACTCGCCGACGCTCTTCAAATCGATCGGCATCACGGATGTCTCCCTCTACACCGGAATCTACGGCTTGATCAAAG CCATTGCGTCCATCATTTACTTCATCTTCCTGATCGACCTTCTTGGACGACGCTGGCCTGCAATCCTGTCATCTTTCATCTGCTCGCTATGCCTCTTTGTGGTGGGTGCGTACGTAAAG ATCGGGCACCccgccgacatcatcgccgcTGGCAAAGAACTGTCCGCCTCGACTGCAGCTGGCGGCAGAGCGGCCACCGGCATGATTATGATCTATTCCATCTG CTGGTCCTTCGGCCTGAACGGTATCCCGTGGATCGTCAGTGCCGAGATATTCCCCGGTGCGCTCCGCAACTTCACCGGGACCTATGCGGCTCTCGTCGTCTG GGCCACCCAAttcgccatcaccaaggccATGCCGTATATCTTCAGCTCCTTCGGCTACGGTACCTggttcttcttcgccgcaTGGATGATCATCGCGACCCTctgggccttcttcttcttgcccgagaccaagggTCTCACCATGGACCAGATGGATGTTATTTT TGGCTACGCTCAAGATGCGCGCCCGGAGCCCTCTACCAAGTTTGTCGAGACGGCGTTCGATGACAACAAGGCCAAGTCAAGCGAGCATACAGAGGATGTCTAA
- a CDS encoding Putative amino acid permease/ SLC12A domain-containing protein, protein MSTETISFPGAKSPGITNVTRHAWITSDDVEAAESSRRGPFEPHDDHDGDFVTTTEDRDLKRGLEQRHLSMLGIAGAIGTGLFLGLGGAIQTGGPLGALLGYATVGLIVCSVQFALGEVSALLPVTGSFVRHAEFLVDPAWGFAIGWNLVYGNILSIPSEITAICVLFEFWTDLNPSVFIVVFIVLTFVVGIAFIRVFGEVEFFFALLKILLVVFLIILGLVIDLGGVPGTPRIGFRYWQSPGPFVEHIATGDWGKFLGYWGVMTSAVFSFAGVESLAMAAAETQNPRRAIPRACKRVFARIVLFYMLAVLVVGMLVASNDPRLDDAYGTAAQSPFVIAASAAGIPAIPSVVNAVVITSAWSASNQSLLAGTRVLFGLALKGQAPKIFLRTTAWGTPYVCVLLFTCFMLLSFMSLSNGALTVFWWLVDLTAAGVLVSWSAILFNHIRLKKAMKKQGIDFARLPWNNSWTFYSSHAALFMCILILFTSGFEVFTKGNWSASGFVSSYLDIPLVTLAFLIWKFVKKTKAVSLDNIPLHDAIEQADAYPEEPEVKKTGPIRFVSWLWE, encoded by the exons ATGAGCACCGAGACCATCTCTTTCCCCGGCGCCAAGTCGCCCGGCATCACCAATGTCACCCGCCACGCCTGGATCAcctcggacgacgtcgaggccgccgagtcGTCCCGGCGCGGGCCCTTTGAGCCgcacgacgaccacgacggcgacttcgtcaccaccaccgaggACCGCGACCTGAagcgcggcctcgagcagcgCCACCTGTCCATGCTGGGtatcgccggcgccatcggcaccggcctcttcctcggcctcggcggcgccatccaGACCGGCGGTCCCCTTGGCGCCCTGCTCGGCTACGCCACCGTCGGCCTCATCGTCTGCTCCGTCCAgttcgccctcggcgaggtctCGGCCCTGCTGCCCGTCACCGGCTCCTTCGTCCGCCAcgccgagttcctcgtcgacccggcCTGGGGCTTCGCCATCGGCTGGAACCTCGTCTACGGCAACATCCTCTCCATCCCCTCCGAGATCACCGCCATCTGCGTCCTCTTCGAGTTCTGGACCGACCTGAACCcctccgtcttcatcgtcgtcttcatcgtcctgaccttcgtcgtcggcattgCCTTCATCCGCGTcttcggcgaggtcgagttcttcttcgccttgcTCAAGAtcctgctcgtcgtcttcctcatcatcctcggcctcgtcatcgacctcggcggcgtccccGGCACCCCGCGCATCGGCTTCCGCTACTGGCAGAGCCCCGGCCCCTTTGTCGAGCACATCGCCACCGGCGACTGGGGCAAGTTCCTCGGCTACTGGGGCGTCATGACgagcgccgtcttctccttcgccggTGTCGAGTCcctcgccatggccgccgccgagacccaGAACCCGCGCCGCGCCATCCCCCGCGCCTGCAAGCGcgtcttcgcccgcatcgtcctcttctacatgctcgccgtcctcgtcgtcggcatgctCGTCGCCAGCAACGACCcgcgcctcgacgacgcctacggcaccgccgcccagagccccttcgtcatcgccgcctccgccgccggcatccccgccatccccagcgtcgtcaacgccgtcgtcatcaccTCGGCCTGGTCCGCCTCCAACCAGAGCCTGCTCGCCGGCACCCGTGTGCTgttcggcctcgccctcaagGGCCAGGCCCCCAAGATCTTCCTCCGCACCACCGCCTGGGGCACCCCCTACGTCTGCGTCCTGCTCTTCACCTGCTTCATGCTCCTCAGCTTCATGAGCCTGTCCAACGGCGCGCTGACCGTCTTCTGGTGGCTCGTCGACCtgaccgccgccggcgtgcTGGTGTCGTGGTCCGCCATCCTGTTCAACCACATCCGCCTTAAGAAGGCTATGAAGAAGCAGGGAATCGACTTTGCCAGGCTGCCCTGGAACAACTCGTGGACCT TCTACAGCTCACACGCCGCGCTGTTTATGTGTATCTTGATCCTGTTCACCAGCGGTTTCGAGGTTTTCACCAAGGGCAACTGGAGCGCCAGCGGCTTCGTCTCGTCCTACTT GGATATCCCGCTCGTCACGCTGGCGTTCCTCATCTGGAAGTTCGtcaagaagaccaaggccgTCTCGCTGGACAACATCCCGCTGCACGATGCTATTGAGCAGGCTGATGCGTATCCCGAGGAGCCAGAAGTCAAGAAGACTGGCCCAATTCGCTTCGTCAGCTGGCTCTGGGAGTGA
- a CDS encoding Putative short-chain dehydrogenase/reductase SDR, NAD(P)-binding domain superfamily, protein MESSVSIPPRRIIRIASGLASTPVELIEPILADLPLHRVLDLLATRYGHRERPYPSYQNGTSLGAAIRGSVAWPMLRQEDLSRLRSLWIAFNQLSLLSEGRFLASSVYKPAYTDKLCANFNMTGKQLQQKLEEDLKTAFFDRVVIQRRFKGKGTTLKALSKYLPATAKELPSFCHTKTVSVRSMAAKWTVDDCIGILPHLLEAQRRLDEEKATELRYLADIYERYPTYLKTAGAPQSPRQNLQHIPQQLKYYARRPGQPKYTFRYAHSILVPYDWCFRLFDAVAGQAQHKDVDHVVDWQKATDGMRGLFAPETNRPLHRLTSSRRQVIRRQDDIAPTPAEELCWLESFMCAIRWIETEFPALAADLKASSTVPETPLASVLLEPADFDEFIHNARAEDVATQLRADFEVSKQEGAPQLPSLVALYMPPFSSPRARKIARHIWPGVRRNFGVQELLYDQMIKAIKTTLAQGPRTDAHDDGQDEVQQHMPTLHTTAADRKRTCYICHMVLDTPHKTLPSMCGACGDFNLAERALSLPENLSLHGKTALVTGGRTNLGFHTALRLLRCGAFVIASSRYPEDALSRYRAEFGFDAWADRLRIVGADFRTARDAFALVEATRGILAREGRTLDILINNAAQTLTDPVEREKEAIAREQMLLLLPPREAPGNGGGPGERVVVRQGYAARVRGGATGVVRGVDGGDAGRLTADSSPDGEPPSLDAPMSNLQVSSPPAPSPSSWVQSLSDIPYEDVITAHSVNTFVPLILVRELLPLMRQGGGGPGGHIVNVSSREGLFERRRDGAAKNGKHVHTNMSKAGLNMITETEAAGAWRRGRVAMNTVDPGYMSAAPEMEASHGGERPIGWEDGAGRVLWPIAKAERGEVVWGRFLKHYGAVRVDTHRGRG, encoded by the coding sequence ATGGAGTCATCCGTGTCTATACCCCCTCGCCGCATCATTCGAATCGCTTCCGGGCTCGCCAGCACACCGGTCGAGCTCATCGAGCCAATCCTCGCCGACTTGCCCCTGCACCGGGTGCTGGATCTGCTCGCAACAAGGTACGGCCACAGGGAGCGGCCCTATCCGAGTTATCAGAATGGGACATCACTCGGCGCGGCGATCCGCGGCAGCGTGGCCTGGCCGATGCTGCGCCAAGAAGATCTTTCTCGACTCAGGTCCCTGTGGATTGCGTTCAACCAgctgtcgctgctgtcgGAGGGCCGGTTCCTGGCGTCGAGCGTCTACAAGCCGGCGTACACCGACAAGCTGTGCGCCAACTTCAACATGACCGGAAAGCAGCTCCAGCAGAAACTCGAGGAGGATCTgaagacggccttcttcgaccgGGTCGTCATCCAGAGACGGTTCAAGGGCAAAGGCACTACTCTGAAGGCCTTATCCAAGTACCTACCAGCGACGGCCAAAGAACTACCGAGCTTTTGCCACACGAAGACGGTGTCAGTCCGTTCCATGGCGGCCAAGTGGACGGTGGATGATTGCATAGGCATCCTCCCCCATCTTCTCGAGGCCCAGCGTCGCTTGGACGAGGAAAAAGCGACCGAGCTAAGATATCTGGCTGACATCTACGAGCGTTACCCTACGTACCTGAAGACGGCCGGAGCACCGCAGAGCCCAAGGCAAAACCTCCAGCACATACCGCAGCAACTCAAATACTAcgctcgccggcctggccaGCCGAAGTACACCTTCCGCTACGCCCACTCGATACTGGTGCCGTACGACTGGTGCTTCCGGCTCTTCGACGCCGTGGCCGGCCAGGCGCAGCACAAGGACGTCGACCACGTCGTGGACTGGCAGAAGGCCACTGACGGCATGAGGGGACTCTTCGCACCCGAGACGAACAGGCCGCTGCACCGGCtgacgtcctcgaggaggcaGGTGATTCGCAGACAGGACGACATCGCGCCGACCCCGGCTGAAGAGCTGTGCTGGCTCGAGTCATTCATGTGCGCCATCCGCTGGATCGAGACCGAGTTCCCCGCCTTAGCTGCGGACTTGAAAGCCTCCTCCACTGTCCCCGAGACGCCCCTGGCGAGCGTCCTCCTGGAGCCGGCCGACTTTGACGAATTCATCCACAACGCGAGGGCGGAGGACGTGGCCACGCAGCTCCGGGCCGACTTCGAGGTGTCAAAACAGGAGGGAGCGCCGCAGCTGCCCAGCCTCGTGGCGCTCTACATGCCTCCCTTCTCGTCGCCTCGTGCCCGCAAGATCGCACGCCACATTTGGCCTGGGGTAAGAAGAAACTTCGGGGTTCAGGAGCTGCTCTACGACCAGATgatcaaggccatcaagaCGACACTCGCCCAGGGGCCCAGGACGGAtgcccacgacgacggccaagACGAGGTCCAGCAGCACATGCCGACGCTGCACACAACGGCCGCCGACCGCAAGCGGACGTGCTACATCTGCCACATGGTCCTCGACACGCCGCACAAGACGCTGCCGTCCATGTGCGGCGCCTGCGGGGACTtcaacctcgccgagcgGGCGCTCTCCCTCCCCGAGAACCTGTCGCTACACGGCAAGACGGCGCTGGTGACGGGCGGGCGGACGAACCTGGGGTTCCACACGGcgctgcggctgctgcgcTGCGGCGCCTTCGTCATCGCGTCGTCGCGGTACCCGGAGGACGCGCTGTCGCGGTACCGGGCCGAGTTCGGCTTCGACGCATGGGCGGACCGCCTGAGGATCGTCGGCGCGGACTTCCGGACGGCGCGGGACGCCTTCGCGCTGGTCGAGGCGACGAGGGGGATCCTGGCGCGGGAAGGGCGGACGCTGGATATCCTGATCAACAACGCGGCGCAGACGCTGACGGACCCggtcgagagggagaaagaggcCATCGCGAGGGAGcagatgctgctgctgctgccgccgcgggaGGCGCCGGGGAACGGAGGAGGTCCCGGCGAGCGAGTGGTGGTGCGGCAGGGCTACGCGGCCCGGGTCCGCGGGGGCGCGACGGGCGTTGTTCGCGGagtggatggcggcgacgctggaCGTCTCACCGCAGACTCCTCGCCCGATGGTGAACCGCCTTCTCTCGATGCTCCGATGTCCAACTTGCAGGTGTCCtcgccaccggcgccgtcgccctcgtcctggGTGCAGTCGCTCTCCGACATCCCCTACGAGGACGTCATCACCGCCCACAGCGTCAACACCTTCGTGCCGCTCATCCTCGTGCGggagctgctgccgctgatgcggcagggcggcggcggccccggcgggCACATCGTCAACGTGTCGTCGCGCGAGGGCCTCTttgagcggcggcgggacggGGCGGCCAAGAACGGGAAGCACGTGCACACCAACATGTCCAAGGCCGGGCTCAACATGATcacggagacggaggcggcgggggcgtGGAGGCGGGGGCGGGTGGCGATGAACACGGTGGACCCCGGGTACATGAGCGCGGcgcccgagatggaggcctcgcacggcggcgagcggccGATCGGGtgggaggacggcgcgggccgGGTGCTGTGGCCgatcgccaaggccgagcgGGGCGAGGTCGTCTGGGGCCGGTTCCTGAAGCATTACGGCGCCGTGCGTGTTGATACGCATCGAGGGCGTggctga